One region of Skermanella mucosa genomic DNA includes:
- a CDS encoding DUF4159 domain-containing protein gives MLGLGPIAFAAPWILGALIVLPVLWWLLRLTPPSPRIVQFPAIRLLRDLVAREETPARTPLWLLIMRMVLAALVILALAQPLLNPRAGLPGSGPIILVVDNGWGAARDWQARQRTMADLVDQAERNGRDLIVVATAPSASGEKPQPSTLLRPADARRLTQSLAPRPWPTDRASVLEALRGLQVAGSAHTVWLSDGLADAAALPLAQRLQQLGGAEVLMNGADRLPNLLLPPSVEGNDLVARVRRADTTLPSPVTIRATAADGRLLARQEATFAPGSDSLEVPLSLPVELRNEVTRLAIEGEATAGATVLLDERWRRRPVGLVSGRPEGENQPLLSDLYYLERALAPFSEIRRGSVLDLMGRDLSVLILADIGALTETEAQAVESWVERGGVLVRFAGPRLAQHTDQLVPVRLRLGDRTLGGALSWSEPARLAPFPPASPFAGLPVPPDVVVDRQVLAEPSIDLAEKTWARLADGTPLVTAEEREEGRIVLVHTTANSDWSNLALSGLFVDMLRRVTALSEGVSGDVQAATFAPIEVLDGLGQLIPPPATVFPIAGDAFRPETLGPRHPPGFYGTEEARRALNLTSLVTAVEPLRRLPAGVAQGTYAARGEIDLKPWLLGAAMALAIIDLFVALVLRGLLGNIRFGRRRRAAAAASAVLLAAGLLAAGPGPARASDEFAVKASGETYLAYVVTGDRVVDDTTRAGLEGLSEILNRRTAVETAGAMAVNLEQDELAFFPLIYWAISPSQPDLSDSARLRLNEFLRNGGTILFDTRDRQYGPGSALTGGGPGAQRLRQLVDGLDVPALAPVPPEHVLTKAFYLLQDFPGRFGGGDVWVEAQEGRHNDGVSSVIIGSADWAGAWAVDEAGRPLNAVVPGGERQREMAYRFGVNLMMYALTGNYKADQVHVPAILERLGQ, from the coding sequence ATGCTGGGACTGGGACCGATAGCCTTCGCCGCACCCTGGATACTCGGTGCCCTGATCGTCCTTCCGGTCCTGTGGTGGCTGCTGCGCCTGACGCCTCCCAGCCCCCGGATCGTGCAATTCCCGGCGATCCGCCTGCTGCGCGACCTGGTGGCGCGGGAGGAGACCCCCGCACGCACGCCGCTCTGGCTGCTGATCATGCGGATGGTGCTGGCGGCGCTGGTGATCCTGGCGCTCGCCCAGCCGCTGCTGAACCCGCGCGCCGGGCTGCCGGGAAGCGGCCCGATCATCCTGGTGGTGGACAACGGCTGGGGTGCCGCCCGCGACTGGCAGGCGCGCCAGCGCACCATGGCCGATCTGGTCGACCAGGCGGAGCGGAACGGCCGCGACCTGATCGTGGTGGCGACCGCGCCGTCCGCCTCCGGCGAGAAGCCGCAGCCCAGCACCCTGCTCCGGCCGGCGGACGCCCGGCGGCTGACCCAGTCGCTGGCTCCCCGGCCCTGGCCGACCGACCGGGCCTCCGTGCTGGAAGCGCTTCGCGGCCTTCAGGTGGCGGGCTCCGCCCACACCGTCTGGCTGTCGGACGGGCTGGCCGACGCGGCGGCCTTGCCGCTGGCCCAGAGGCTCCAGCAACTGGGCGGGGCCGAGGTGCTGATGAACGGCGCCGACCGCCTGCCCAACCTGCTGCTGCCGCCCAGCGTCGAGGGCAACGACCTGGTGGCCCGGGTGCGGCGGGCCGACACGACCCTGCCGTCCCCCGTCACCATCCGCGCGACCGCCGCCGACGGGCGGCTGCTGGCGCGCCAGGAAGCGACCTTCGCGCCCGGTTCGGACAGCCTGGAGGTCCCGCTCTCCCTCCCCGTGGAGCTGCGCAACGAGGTGACCCGGCTGGCGATCGAGGGAGAGGCGACCGCCGGGGCGACCGTCCTGCTGGACGAGCGCTGGCGCCGCCGCCCGGTCGGCCTGGTGTCCGGACGGCCGGAGGGCGAGAACCAGCCGCTGCTGAGCGATCTCTATTACCTGGAGCGGGCGCTCGCCCCGTTCAGCGAGATCCGCCGGGGCAGCGTCCTGGACCTGATGGGCCGCGACCTGTCGGTGCTGATCCTGGCCGACATCGGCGCCCTGACCGAGACCGAGGCGCAGGCCGTCGAATCCTGGGTGGAGCGCGGCGGGGTGCTGGTCCGCTTCGCCGGGCCGCGTCTCGCCCAGCATACCGACCAGCTGGTGCCGGTGCGCCTCCGCCTGGGCGACAGGACGCTGGGCGGCGCGCTGTCCTGGTCGGAGCCGGCGCGGCTGGCGCCCTTCCCGCCCGCCAGTCCCTTCGCCGGCCTGCCCGTTCCGCCCGACGTCGTCGTGGACCGCCAGGTCCTGGCCGAGCCGTCCATCGACCTCGCCGAGAAGACCTGGGCAAGGCTGGCCGACGGCACCCCGCTGGTCACCGCGGAGGAGCGCGAGGAGGGGCGGATCGTGCTGGTCCACACCACGGCCAATTCCGACTGGTCGAACCTGGCGCTGTCCGGCCTGTTCGTGGACATGCTGCGGCGGGTGACGGCGCTGAGCGAAGGCGTGTCCGGCGACGTCCAGGCGGCGACCTTCGCGCCGATCGAGGTGCTCGACGGGCTGGGCCAGCTGATCCCGCCGCCGGCCACGGTGTTCCCGATCGCCGGCGACGCGTTCCGGCCCGAAACCCTGGGTCCCCGGCATCCGCCCGGCTTCTACGGCACGGAGGAGGCGCGCCGGGCGCTCAACCTGACCTCGCTGGTGACCGCGGTCGAACCCCTGCGCCGGCTGCCCGCCGGCGTCGCCCAGGGCACCTATGCGGCGCGCGGCGAGATCGACCTGAAACCCTGGCTGCTGGGAGCCGCGATGGCGCTGGCGATCATCGACCTGTTCGTGGCGCTGGTGCTGCGCGGGCTGCTCGGCAACATCCGTTTCGGCCGCCGGCGCCGCGCCGCGGCGGCCGCATCGGCGGTCCTGCTGGCCGCGGGGCTGCTTGCCGCGGGGCCGGGGCCGGCGCGCGCGTCGGACGAGTTCGCGGTCAAGGCCAGCGGCGAGACCTACCTGGCCTATGTGGTGACCGGCGACCGGGTGGTGGACGACACCACCCGGGCCGGGCTGGAAGGGCTGAGCGAGATCCTGAACCGCCGCACCGCGGTAGAGACCGCCGGCGCCATGGCGGTGAACCTGGAGCAGGACGAGCTCGCCTTCTTCCCGCTGATCTACTGGGCGATCTCGCCGTCGCAGCCCGACCTCAGCGATTCGGCACGGCTCCGGCTGAACGAGTTCCTGCGCAACGGCGGCACCATCCTGTTCGACACCCGCGACCGGCAGTACGGCCCGGGCTCCGCGCTGACCGGCGGCGGGCCAGGCGCCCAGCGGCTGCGCCAGCTGGTGGACGGGCTGGACGTGCCGGCGCTGGCGCCGGTCCCGCCCGAGCACGTGCTGACCAAGGCCTTCTACCTGCTCCAGGATTTCCCCGGCCGGTTCGGCGGCGGCGACGTCTGGGTCGAGGCCCAGGAGGGCCGGCACAATGACGGCGTGTCGTCGGTGATCATCGGTTCCGCCGACTGGGCCGGCGCCTGGGCGGTGGACGAGGCCGGCCGGCCGCTGAACGCCGTCGTGCCGGGCGGCGAGCGCCAGCGCGAGATGGCCTACCGTTTCGGCGTCAACCTGATGATGTACGCCCTGACCGGCAATTATAAGGCCGATCAGGTCCATGTGCCCGCCATACTGGAAAGGCTCGGCCAATGA
- a CDS encoding DUF58 domain-containing protein — protein MARDRMGKPDLAATALRAQHRSEALASRLPPLLVAAERVASTVAQGVHGRRRVGTGETFWQYRRYEVGDSALMIDWRQSGKSQPVFVRENEWEAAQSVWLWTDASSSMDYRSSPGLPTKKERAELLLLALAVLLVRGGERFALLGSGLPPSGNKVTLNRLAMTLVEGQLPRDGLPVVPLLPRHAQAVLIGDLLSPLAEIQRTVASFSGRGVRGHLVQVLDPAEETLPFAGRIEFEGMEGEEELLIPRVEAVRQTYLERLEAHRDGLAALARAAGWSFATHRTDRPPQTALLALHGAIALALKS, from the coding sequence ATGGCGCGCGACAGGATGGGCAAGCCCGACCTCGCGGCGACCGCGTTGCGGGCGCAGCACAGGTCGGAAGCGCTGGCGTCGCGGCTGCCGCCCCTGCTGGTGGCGGCCGAGCGGGTCGCATCCACCGTCGCCCAGGGCGTCCACGGCCGGCGGCGGGTCGGCACCGGCGAGACCTTCTGGCAGTACCGCCGGTACGAGGTCGGCGACAGCGCCCTGATGATCGACTGGCGCCAGTCGGGCAAATCGCAGCCGGTCTTCGTGCGCGAGAACGAGTGGGAGGCGGCGCAGAGCGTCTGGCTCTGGACCGACGCCTCGTCGTCCATGGACTACCGCTCCTCCCCCGGCCTGCCGACCAAGAAGGAGCGCGCCGAACTGCTGCTGCTGGCGCTCGCCGTCCTGCTGGTGCGCGGCGGCGAACGGTTCGCCCTGCTGGGATCGGGCCTGCCGCCCTCGGGCAACAAGGTGACGCTCAACCGCCTTGCCATGACCCTAGTCGAGGGCCAGTTGCCCAGGGACGGGCTGCCCGTGGTGCCGCTCCTGCCCCGCCACGCCCAGGCCGTCCTGATCGGCGACCTGCTGTCGCCCCTGGCGGAAATCCAGCGGACCGTGGCGTCGTTCAGCGGCCGCGGCGTGCGCGGCCACCTGGTCCAGGTGCTCGACCCGGCGGAAGAGACGCTGCCGTTCGCCGGCCGGATCGAGTTCGAGGGCATGGAGGGCGAGGAGGAATTGCTGATCCCGCGGGTCGAGGCGGTCCGCCAGACCTATCTGGAACGGCTGGAGGCCCACCGCGACGGGTTGGCCGCCCTGGCCCGCGCCGCCGGATGGAGTTTCGCGACGCACCGGACCGACAGGCCGCCGCAGACGGCGCTCCTTGCACTTCACGGGGCGATCGCCCTAGCACTGAAGAGCTGA